In the Streptomyces fradiae ATCC 10745 = DSM 40063 genome, CCCCTCCGGGCGGACGGTCCGGGGCCGCGGACTGCGGCGCCCCCTGCCGGACGGCCCGGCCCCGGAGTACGGGGTGTACCTGCTGGGCACGGCGCCGCCGGAGGTGCCGTGGGAGGCGCGGCTGCTGCGGTGGCCGGACTTCCGGCTCCCCGCGGACCGGGAGGAGGCCCGCGCGGTGCTGGCCGGGGTGTGGGAGCGCGCCGCCGGCGAGCGCGTCGAGGTGGCCTGCGGCGGTGGCCGGGGCAGGACGGGCACGGCGCTGGCCTGCCTCGCCGTACTGGACGGCGTCCCACCGGACCGGGCGGTGGCGTGGGTGCGCCGCCACTACCACCCGAGGGCCGTGGAGACCCCTTGGCAGAAGCGGTACGTACGCCGCTTCACCGCCTAGGGCGCTTCTCTTGGATCATCTGACTCGTTGGTTGACATGTGTCGTCGATGTCCAGTGGGCGCGGATCGAGCCGTTGCCGCCGGATCGGACTCCGCAGCGAGGTGGGCGGTGGGGGGATAACCGGCAGGTGATCGACGCGATCGCGTTCAAGTACCGCACC is a window encoding:
- a CDS encoding protein-tyrosine phosphatase family protein translates to MPTSPDDDTALPPWRPGDPGVVVLPSGRTVRGRGLRRPLPDGPAPEYGVYLLGTAPPEVPWEARLLRWPDFRLPADREEARAVLAGVWERAAGERVEVACGGGRGRTGTALACLAVLDGVPPDRAVAWVRRHYHPRAVETPWQKRYVRRFTA